In a genomic window of Spirosoma agri:
- a CDS encoding DUF4270 family protein, which yields MMRTFWYAGLLMLTGIVLFACQSGDLNVGQSVINPQELLVQSIDSVTIQTSTVLRTDSFPTSTDQNILVGQWTDARTGRLQAKAFSSIDYVSNSFPTQTTLRVDSLVLELGYGYAYGDTTSAFNLSVYRLNRVLPSGIVFYNTSNAAYETTPFLQQTITPRPISGTRPVRLRLPAAMAQEFYAKLVSGEINNSTTLDEYMPGFAFVSQSTSTNVFLGFAIGSTSGLRLYYHDTDINQTASSLLFPLSSLHFTQLKNDRSGTVLSTLKTRTDAVNSTQTDNTTAISWGAGLQTRIEFPFLGNFYRPDQFADFNSALLVVGPVRQSLFDNTAPPSSLALYEVNNNNDIIASVPGTSTGGSAAIAGYTLNRNSLITDDTYTFDLTYYIGQIIKRKIPNRPLILTLYPSGSPTTLRELVQRVTLGNQQRQNDRIKLQLYMTSSL from the coding sequence ATGATGCGTACTTTCTGGTACGCCGGTTTGCTGATGTTAACCGGTATTGTACTTTTTGCCTGTCAATCAGGCGACCTTAACGTGGGTCAATCGGTCATCAATCCGCAGGAGTTGCTGGTCCAGTCGATCGATTCGGTGACGATCCAGACATCGACGGTATTAAGGACGGATTCATTCCCTACTTCCACCGATCAGAATATATTGGTCGGTCAGTGGACTGATGCCAGAACGGGTCGCTTACAAGCTAAGGCTTTTTCGTCCATCGATTACGTGTCTAACTCGTTTCCTACACAAACAACACTACGGGTAGATTCGCTGGTTCTTGAGCTAGGCTACGGGTACGCTTATGGAGACACAACGTCAGCCTTCAATCTAAGCGTGTATCGTCTGAATCGAGTGCTACCCAGTGGCATCGTTTTCTACAATACGAGCAATGCTGCGTACGAAACCACTCCGTTTCTACAACAGACGATAACACCCCGGCCCATAAGCGGAACAAGACCCGTCCGCTTACGCCTTCCGGCTGCGATGGCGCAGGAATTCTACGCGAAACTCGTAAGTGGTGAAATCAATAACTCGACTACGCTGGATGAGTACATGCCGGGCTTTGCCTTTGTCAGTCAGTCAACATCGACCAACGTTTTTCTGGGTTTTGCCATTGGCTCAACAAGCGGACTACGGCTCTACTACCACGATACGGATATCAATCAGACTGCCTCAAGTCTGCTGTTTCCATTGAGCAGTTTGCATTTTACGCAATTAAAGAATGACCGCAGCGGTACAGTCCTCAGTACGCTGAAAACCCGCACAGATGCCGTTAACAGCACACAGACAGACAACACAACCGCTATATCGTGGGGAGCCGGTCTACAAACCCGGATCGAGTTTCCTTTCCTAGGCAACTTTTACAGACCGGATCAATTCGCTGACTTTAACAGTGCGTTGCTGGTGGTAGGTCCCGTTCGGCAGAGCTTGTTCGACAACACAGCCCCACCCTCCAGCCTGGCACTCTACGAAGTCAATAACAACAATGACATTATAGCATCCGTGCCCGGCACGTCGACCGGAGGCTCAGCCGCTATTGCCGGTTATACATTGAACAGAAATTCGTTGATAACCGACGATACCTACACGTTTGACCTGACTTATTACATTGGCCAGATTATCAAACGAAAAATACCCAACCGTCCATTGATCTTGACGCTCTATCCGTCGGGTTCACCAACCACGCTACGGGAGTTGGTTCAGCGGGTTACGCTGGGCAATCAGCAGCGACAGAATGACCGGATAAAATTACAATTATACATGACATCGAGTCTTTGA
- a CDS encoding DUF4907 domain-containing protein, whose translation MTPIKNTKPHQQRSRSGLIRIGLLLIMAGLAILTGYLAYSWRSYYEVQVFSTPTGWGYDILSNGEPFIHQPTIPGVPGVVGFTSSEQAQRVGERVVEKLQEDKAMPTLTHDELRQLGVSIP comes from the coding sequence TTGACACCAATTAAGAATACCAAGCCTCACCAGCAACGTTCCCGCTCAGGATTGATCCGCATCGGGTTGCTGCTGATTATGGCAGGACTTGCTATCCTAACCGGTTATCTGGCGTACAGTTGGCGATCTTATTATGAGGTTCAGGTCTTCAGCACGCCAACTGGCTGGGGGTATGACATACTGAGTAACGGCGAGCCGTTTATTCATCAGCCTACCATACCAGGCGTTCCTGGTGTGGTAGGCTTCACCAGCAGTGAGCAGGCCCAGCGGGTTGGCGAACGGGTGGTTGAGAAATTACAGGAGGATAAGGCAATGCCTACTCTGACACACGACGAATTGCGCCAGTTAGGCGTATCAATTCCCTGA
- a CDS encoding Kelch repeat-containing protein yields MASQSQADQDTKNHRRSTFINWALGLVCVGWASALVGCSSSDTASTLGDWRHRSDFEGVARASASGFVIGNFAYLGTGYDASNNRLKDFWAYDQTKNTWVQLADFGGVARTGAVGFAVGTKGYIGTGLNANSDRLKDFWEYDQATNKWKAVADFGGTARFSAVGYAIGSKGYVGTGNDGNYLKDIWSFDPSTNAWAKVSSYSGSKRVGAVAMVLNGLAYVGAGDNNGSSLRDWYAYDPAQDLWIEKAQFTSDQSTIARSNAVAFAINNLGYLTTGNNSSTTVWQYTPGTDTWATLGTFEGSGRQYAIGFAIGGKGYVTTGLSGTARFDDLWEFDPTIAQNLDTN; encoded by the coding sequence ATGGCTAGTCAATCACAGGCAGATCAAGACACTAAAAACCACCGTCGTTCAACCTTCATCAACTGGGCATTAGGTCTGGTTTGCGTTGGTTGGGCCAGTGCGCTCGTCGGCTGTTCCAGTTCCGATACGGCATCTACCTTAGGTGACTGGAGACACCGTTCTGATTTTGAAGGTGTAGCCCGTGCTTCGGCATCCGGTTTCGTTATCGGTAATTTTGCGTACCTGGGTACCGGATACGATGCCTCCAATAACCGCCTGAAAGATTTCTGGGCCTACGATCAAACCAAAAACACATGGGTTCAACTAGCTGATTTCGGTGGCGTTGCCCGTACGGGTGCTGTCGGCTTTGCCGTTGGTACCAAAGGGTACATCGGAACGGGCCTGAACGCCAACAGCGACAGACTCAAAGACTTCTGGGAATACGATCAGGCAACCAACAAATGGAAAGCGGTCGCTGATTTCGGCGGTACGGCCCGGTTCAGTGCCGTTGGGTATGCAATCGGTTCTAAAGGCTACGTGGGTACCGGCAATGACGGTAACTACCTGAAAGACATCTGGTCGTTTGATCCATCCACAAATGCCTGGGCAAAAGTGAGCAGCTACAGCGGCTCGAAGCGCGTAGGTGCCGTAGCGATGGTATTGAACGGACTCGCATACGTTGGTGCGGGTGATAATAATGGAAGCTCGCTCAGAGATTGGTATGCCTACGATCCGGCGCAGGATCTGTGGATTGAAAAAGCGCAGTTCACGTCTGATCAATCGACCATTGCCCGTAGTAACGCCGTTGCGTTCGCCATCAATAACCTGGGTTACCTGACTACCGGTAATAATAGTAGTACAACGGTTTGGCAGTACACCCCAGGCACCGACACTTGGGCTACCCTGGGCACGTTCGAAGGATCGGGTCGTCAATATGCGATTGGTTTTGCGATTGGCGGCAAAGGATACGTTACGACTGGCCTGAGTGGTACAGCTCGTTTTGATGACCTCTGGGAGTTTGACCCAACCATCGCACAGAATCTTGACACCAATTAA
- a CDS encoding S41 family peptidase, protein MNNAYHKQPIWQKPTLWLLAGFVLTLSSCNKKADDVSPQTTAATSSENATVDNWMLDNMRQLYYWNDKIPANPDTTLAPSDFFDSILYKFDATARPDGDRFSWTEEYATDLTASLSGQTKTTGMEFTLYLRSSGSTDVIAQVLYVLPNSPAAQAGLKRGDIISKVNGQTLTTTNYSSLLFSDATTYTFGLAQVSSQAVVDTDVSKTVTTAVYQENPVFLDSVYTIGGKTVGYLVYNQFVPAPNGSKATEYDDQVDAIFSKFKAKGVNELVLDLRYNPGGYTSSSANLASLIGKGVDASKLYFREEWNSTITPYLQQEYGSDFFLQKFSTKSQNIGANLSRVFVLTTDMTASASELIINGLRPYMTVTTIGTTTYGKNVGSITVTDDTGKIKWGMQPIVFKSFNNLGQSDYATGFKPSVEVEEPITLYPLGDTRDALLGAAIGQITGTATTGRVGVSQNPLKVLGSSIQRKAGGTPMVRSLKSLTL, encoded by the coding sequence ATGAACAACGCGTATCACAAGCAGCCTATCTGGCAGAAACCCACTTTGTGGCTCCTGGCCGGTTTCGTACTAACCCTATCATCCTGCAACAAAAAGGCAGACGATGTTAGTCCCCAAACAACAGCCGCAACGTCCAGCGAGAACGCAACGGTCGATAACTGGATGCTGGACAACATGCGGCAGCTTTACTACTGGAACGACAAAATTCCGGCAAACCCCGACACCACGCTGGCTCCTTCTGATTTTTTTGATTCCATCCTCTATAAGTTCGATGCAACAGCACGACCCGATGGCGACCGGTTTTCATGGACCGAAGAGTATGCCACCGACCTGACAGCTTCCCTGAGTGGTCAGACGAAAACGACCGGGATGGAATTTACGCTCTATCTGCGCTCATCGGGTTCCACCGACGTTATTGCGCAGGTATTGTATGTGCTACCGAATTCGCCAGCGGCACAGGCTGGGCTGAAGCGAGGTGATATTATCAGCAAGGTGAATGGTCAAACGCTGACGACGACCAACTACAGCTCCCTCCTGTTCAGTGACGCCACCACCTACACGTTTGGTCTGGCCCAGGTCAGCAGTCAGGCAGTCGTTGATACGGACGTTTCGAAAACGGTTACGACGGCGGTCTATCAGGAGAATCCGGTCTTTCTGGATTCAGTATACACCATCGGCGGCAAAACCGTTGGCTATCTCGTATATAACCAGTTTGTTCCTGCACCGAATGGCAGCAAGGCGACCGAATATGACGATCAGGTGGACGCTATCTTCAGCAAATTCAAAGCGAAGGGTGTTAACGAATTGGTGCTCGATCTGCGCTACAATCCGGGTGGTTATACGTCGTCGTCGGCCAATCTAGCCAGCCTGATCGGCAAAGGGGTCGATGCCAGTAAGCTGTACTTCCGGGAAGAATGGAACTCGACCATTACCCCGTACTTACAACAGGAGTATGGCAGTGATTTCTTTCTGCAAAAATTCAGTACGAAATCCCAGAACATCGGCGCAAACCTATCCAGAGTATTCGTCCTGACAACCGATATGACAGCCTCCGCCAGCGAATTGATTATCAACGGCCTGCGCCCTTACATGACGGTCACAACGATTGGCACAACAACCTACGGTAAGAATGTTGGCTCGATCACCGTCACCGACGATACCGGTAAAATCAAGTGGGGTATGCAGCCGATTGTGTTCAAGTCGTTCAATAATCTGGGCCAATCCGATTACGCCACTGGGTTCAAGCCCTCAGTTGAAGTAGAGGAGCCGATAACACTATATCCGCTCGGCGACACCCGTGATGCGTTGTTGGGTGCCGCGATCGGACAGATCACGGGCACGGCAACCACGGGTCGGGTAGGCGTGTCGCAGAATCCGCTCAAAGTATTGGGCTCGTCCATCCAGCGTAAAGCCGGTGGCACTCCGATGGTACGCTCTCTGAAAAGTCTTACTCTATAA
- a CDS encoding NAD(P)/FAD-dependent oxidoreductase has translation MTIGIIGGGVSGLFSAYYLRKAGHDVTLLEHGTFADSCSHGNAGMIVPSHIIPLAAPGMIAKGIRWMFQSTSPFYVKPRLNRDLLQWGWLFHKHATTAHVERAIPVLRDLSFLSKTLYQELASTGNLDFGWQERGLLMLYQTSENEHEMAEEADVANRSGVDSQVLTGQQVQDLEPDVRVTVRGAVYYPGDAHIYPNQLIKALVTRLRQLGVTLLENQQVTDFTVQNGKISKIITAGGAHSFDEVVLAAGAWSPDLMRKLGLSLPLQGGKGYSFTLPKQASMIQVPAIMLEARATATPMNGQIRLAGTLEIAGTDMSVNPNRVRGIVQSINRYYPDLSAPMPATETVWRGLRPCSPDGLPYIGRLKHLQNVTLATGHGMMGVSLGPATGQLVAEAVTGQAGSLSLQPFAPERFSK, from the coding sequence ATGACGATAGGTATTATTGGCGGGGGCGTTAGCGGGCTATTCTCGGCGTATTATTTACGAAAAGCGGGTCATGACGTGACGTTGCTGGAACACGGCACCTTTGCGGACAGTTGCTCGCATGGAAACGCGGGCATGATCGTGCCGAGTCACATCATTCCGCTGGCCGCTCCGGGGATGATCGCCAAAGGCATTCGCTGGATGTTCCAGTCCACAAGTCCTTTTTATGTGAAGCCACGCCTGAACCGCGACCTGTTGCAATGGGGCTGGCTTTTTCACAAACATGCCACGACGGCCCACGTCGAACGGGCAATTCCGGTACTGCGCGACCTGAGCTTTTTGAGCAAAACCCTGTACCAGGAACTGGCTTCGACGGGTAATCTGGACTTTGGCTGGCAGGAACGCGGCCTCTTGATGCTCTACCAAACGTCCGAAAACGAGCACGAAATGGCCGAGGAAGCCGACGTAGCCAATCGGTCTGGTGTAGACTCGCAGGTGCTGACGGGTCAGCAGGTGCAGGATTTGGAGCCAGATGTTCGGGTCACGGTACGAGGGGCCGTCTACTATCCAGGTGATGCGCACATCTACCCCAATCAGCTTATTAAGGCCTTGGTGACCCGGTTGCGGCAACTGGGCGTAACGCTGCTCGAAAATCAACAGGTCACCGATTTCACCGTACAGAACGGCAAGATCAGCAAAATCATTACCGCTGGCGGAGCCCATTCATTCGATGAGGTCGTGCTGGCGGCTGGCGCGTGGTCGCCGGACCTGATGCGCAAACTGGGCTTGTCACTTCCCTTGCAGGGTGGCAAAGGTTACAGCTTTACGCTACCCAAACAGGCGTCGATGATTCAGGTTCCGGCCATTATGCTCGAAGCCCGCGCAACAGCGACCCCCATGAACGGTCAGATCCGGCTGGCGGGTACGCTCGAAATCGCCGGAACAGATATGTCGGTCAATCCGAATCGGGTACGCGGCATCGTGCAGTCGATCAATCGCTATTACCCGGATTTGTCCGCGCCTATGCCCGCTACCGAAACGGTCTGGCGCGGCCTTCGTCCCTGTTCACCCGACGGGTTGCCGTATATCGGGCGGTTGAAGCATCTGCAAAATGTAACGCTTGCTACCGGTCATGGCATGATGGGCGTGAGCCTTGGCCCGGCAACCGGTCAGCTGGTAGCCGAAGCCGTTACGGGCCAGGCGGGTAGTTTATCGCTCCAGCCTTTTGCGCCGGAACGGTTCAGTAAGTAA
- a CDS encoding 4-hydroxyproline epimerase: MKSFFCIDAHTCGNPVRVVTGGSIPYLNGATMSEKRQHFLREFDWIRTGLMFEPRGHDMMSGSILYPPSDPANDVGVLFIETSGCLPMCGHGTIGTVTVAIEQGLVTPKTPGVLNLEVPAGLVRAEYRQEGKKVKSVKITNIKSYLAAENLTVECPDLGTLTVDVAYGGNFYAIVDPQPNFPGLQHFNAEQLIAWARTMRQRMNEQYTFVHPENPTIKGLSHILWTGEPIDPTSTARNAVFYGDKAIDRSPCGTGTSARLAQWYAKGRLKPGEDFIHESIIGSKFIGRIEAETELNGQPAIIPSVEGWAIIHGFNQILLDEDDPYKHGFQVI; this comes from the coding sequence ATGAAATCTTTCTTCTGCATTGATGCGCACACGTGCGGCAATCCCGTACGGGTTGTAACGGGCGGCAGCATACCGTATTTGAACGGGGCAACGATGAGCGAAAAACGGCAGCATTTCCTGCGCGAATTCGATTGGATTCGGACGGGGTTGATGTTTGAGCCGCGCGGCCACGATATGATGTCGGGCAGTATTCTGTATCCGCCCAGCGATCCGGCCAATGATGTGGGCGTTCTGTTTATCGAAACATCGGGCTGTTTACCCATGTGCGGTCACGGCACCATCGGTACGGTTACGGTCGCTATCGAGCAGGGACTGGTCACGCCCAAAACACCGGGTGTGCTAAATCTGGAAGTGCCAGCCGGACTTGTTCGTGCCGAATACCGCCAGGAAGGCAAAAAGGTAAAGTCAGTCAAGATCACGAACATCAAATCGTATCTGGCTGCTGAAAACCTAACCGTCGAGTGCCCTGATCTGGGAACACTGACTGTCGATGTCGCCTATGGCGGAAACTTCTACGCCATTGTCGATCCGCAGCCTAACTTCCCCGGTTTGCAGCATTTCAACGCCGAACAGCTCATTGCGTGGGCACGAACAATGCGGCAACGGATGAACGAACAGTACACCTTTGTGCATCCTGAAAACCCAACGATCAAGGGGCTGAGCCACATCCTCTGGACGGGTGAACCGATTGATCCGACTTCCACCGCCCGCAACGCCGTTTTTTACGGCGATAAGGCGATCGACCGGTCGCCCTGTGGCACCGGGACCTCGGCCCGACTGGCGCAATGGTACGCCAAAGGACGACTGAAACCCGGTGAGGACTTTATTCACGAAAGCATCATCGGTTCAAAATTCATCGGTCGCATCGAAGCAGAGACCGAACTCAATGGTCAACCGGCCATTATTCCGAGCGTTGAAGGCTGGGCGATCATTCACGGTTTCAACCAGATTCTGCTGGACGAAGACGATCCGTACAAACATGGTTTTCAGGTAATTTAA
- a CDS encoding dihydrodipicolinate synthase family protein, translated as MNWQGVFPALTTKFTADDELDLAAFTANLDAQLDAGVDGIILGGSLGEASTLSNEEKDTLVKTTVEYVAGRVPVVLNIAEGATREAVRIAESATQLGVSGLMLLPPMRYNADKREVFTYFKAIATATDLPIMLYNNPIDYKIEVTLDLFEDLVDLPTIQAVKESTRDVSNVTRLRNRFGDRIKILCGVDTLAMEELVMGADGWVAGLVCAFPRETVAIYRLVKAGRYDEARAIYRWFLPLLELDIHPKLVQYIKLAETAAGIGTEHVRAPRLPLIGAERDRVLDIINSGLANRPALPQLEGTLEAA; from the coding sequence ATCAACTGGCAAGGCGTATTTCCGGCCTTAACGACCAAATTCACGGCAGACGACGAACTCGATCTCGCAGCCTTTACCGCTAATCTGGACGCTCAGCTCGACGCGGGTGTGGACGGCATTATTCTGGGTGGTTCACTCGGAGAGGCCAGCACGCTCAGCAATGAGGAGAAAGATACGCTTGTCAAAACGACTGTTGAGTACGTGGCTGGCCGGGTTCCGGTCGTGCTCAACATTGCCGAAGGCGCTACCCGCGAAGCCGTACGCATTGCCGAAAGTGCTACCCAACTGGGTGTCAGCGGCCTGATGCTGCTCCCGCCCATGCGCTATAATGCCGACAAGCGCGAAGTCTTTACGTATTTCAAGGCTATTGCTACAGCAACCGATCTGCCGATCATGCTTTACAATAACCCGATCGATTATAAAATTGAGGTAACACTCGACCTGTTCGAGGACCTGGTAGACCTGCCAACCATACAGGCCGTGAAGGAATCGACCCGCGATGTGTCCAATGTGACCCGGCTTCGCAACCGGTTTGGCGACCGGATCAAAATCCTCTGCGGAGTCGATACGCTGGCTATGGAAGAGCTGGTTATGGGTGCCGATGGCTGGGTAGCGGGCCTTGTCTGCGCATTCCCCCGCGAAACGGTAGCGATTTACCGACTGGTTAAAGCGGGTCGCTACGATGAAGCGCGTGCCATTTACCGCTGGTTCCTGCCCCTGCTTGAATTAGACATTCACCCGAAACTGGTGCAGTACATCAAATTGGCCGAAACAGCGGCTGGTATCGGTACTGAGCACGTTCGTGCCCCCCGCCTGCCCCTCATCGGCGCGGAACGCGATCGGGTACTGGACATCATAAATTCCGGCCTGGCCAACCGCCCTGCGCTACCGCAACTGGAAGGTACTTTAGAAGCTGCGTAA
- a CDS encoding M1 family metallopeptidase, with product MTRLRLIFLLIALPLLASAQQYEFTHDDTLRGSVTPERAWWDLAFYHLKVRVQPTDSTLSGSTHIRYRVLKPGQTMQVDLQRPLRVVKVEQDGASLKFRQDGNAYFVALTKRQQPGQTESITVHYAGKPRVAKRPPWDGGMVWSRDKSGNWFIATACQGLGASAWWPCKDHMYDEPDSMAISVTVPEGLTDVSNGRLRSVTTNSDHTSTFNWYVTNPINNYGVNLNIGKYEHWGEKYAGEKGPLSVDFYALRDDIDSARTQFKQVDQMLKAFEYWFGPYPFYEDGYKLVETPYLGMEHQSSVTYGNKFRNGYLGRDLSKTGWGLLWDFIIVHESGHEWFANNITYKDVADMWIHESFTNYSENLFTEYYYGKAAGAQYVIGCRNNIRNDKPIIGIYNVNHSGSGDMYYKGGNMIHTIRQLVNDDEKWRQILRGMNKTFYHQTVTTKQIEDYLSQQTGRNLKPVFDQYLRDTRIPVLEYRPVAGGLQYRWTNCVDGFDMPVLVCLDESGPYKQLLPTSQWKTVTAKGATTLTPDANYYVISKLVSSL from the coding sequence ATGACCCGATTAAGACTGATTTTTTTGCTGATCGCACTGCCCCTGCTGGCATCGGCCCAACAGTACGAATTTACGCACGACGACACCCTGCGCGGCTCCGTTACACCCGAGCGCGCCTGGTGGGATCTGGCCTTCTATCACCTCAAGGTTCGGGTCCAGCCGACTGACAGTACGCTGAGCGGATCGACCCATATTCGGTATCGCGTTCTGAAACCGGGTCAGACCATGCAGGTTGATCTGCAACGGCCTTTGCGCGTCGTAAAGGTCGAACAGGATGGCGCGTCGCTTAAATTCCGGCAGGATGGCAATGCGTATTTTGTCGCGTTGACCAAACGTCAGCAACCCGGTCAGACCGAGTCGATAACGGTCCATTATGCCGGAAAACCCCGTGTCGCCAAACGGCCGCCGTGGGATGGCGGTATGGTCTGGTCGCGGGACAAGTCGGGTAACTGGTTTATCGCTACGGCTTGTCAGGGACTGGGTGCCAGCGCGTGGTGGCCCTGTAAAGATCACATGTACGACGAACCCGACTCGATGGCGATCAGCGTGACCGTTCCCGAAGGATTGACCGACGTTTCGAATGGTCGCCTGCGTAGTGTAACGACCAATTCCGATCACACGAGTACCTTCAACTGGTACGTGACCAATCCGATCAATAACTACGGTGTCAATCTCAATATCGGCAAGTACGAGCATTGGGGCGAAAAATACGCGGGCGAAAAAGGGCCGCTTTCGGTCGATTTCTACGCCCTTCGCGACGACATTGACTCGGCCCGTACGCAGTTCAAACAGGTCGATCAGATGCTGAAAGCGTTCGAGTACTGGTTCGGGCCGTATCCGTTCTACGAAGATGGCTACAAACTGGTTGAAACGCCTTATCTGGGCATGGAGCATCAAAGTTCGGTGACGTATGGCAACAAGTTCCGGAATGGCTACCTGGGCCGTGACCTATCTAAAACGGGTTGGGGACTTCTCTGGGATTTTATCATCGTCCACGAATCCGGCCACGAGTGGTTCGCCAATAACATCACCTACAAGGATGTAGCCGATATGTGGATTCACGAAAGCTTTACGAACTACTCCGAGAACCTGTTTACGGAATATTATTACGGGAAAGCGGCTGGTGCACAGTACGTAATCGGGTGCCGCAACAACATCCGGAATGATAAGCCGATCATCGGAATTTACAACGTCAATCACAGCGGGTCCGGCGATATGTACTACAAGGGCGGCAACATGATTCACACCATCCGGCAATTGGTCAATGACGATGAAAAGTGGCGGCAAATTCTGCGGGGTATGAACAAAACGTTTTACCACCAGACCGTTACAACGAAGCAAATCGAAGATTACCTGAGTCAGCAAACAGGCCGAAACCTCAAACCGGTCTTCGATCAATACCTGCGCGATACCCGGATTCCCGTTCTTGAATACCGTCCGGTAGCGGGTGGTTTGCAGTACCGCTGGACGAATTGTGTCGATGGTTTCGACATGCCGGTGCTCGTCTGTCTCGACGAATCAGGGCCGTACAAACAACTGCTGCCAACGTCGCAGTGGAAAACGGTAACGGCAAAAGGAGCAACCACACTCACTCCGGACGCCAATTATTACGTGATAAGTAAGTTAGTCAGCAGCTTATAA